A single region of the Biomaibacter acetigenes genome encodes:
- a CDS encoding RNA-binding protein: MDHSDEKMLEAKIRDLFAIARKNREYRASNFLDPGQQNLAETVVRSFPGMEYYFDGGYKEAERKVLVAYPDFLKDEPFHAPLGALRITPKDPDEHPGHRDFLGAMLGLGISREKVGDILVTKTGADVIVKQEITEYIGLNLLKVGSTPVSVEEISLKELLAPERRYKEMKSTVASLRLDAIASLAFGISRSKMAPFIKGENIRLNFRVVKDPSTPVKEGDVISASRLGRAKVLEVGGQSKKGRIYVRVHKYIS, encoded by the coding sequence ATGGACCATTCTGATGAAAAGATGCTGGAGGCAAAGATAAGGGATCTATTCGCAATAGCCCGGAAAAATCGGGAGTACCGGGCTTCCAATTTTCTAGACCCGGGGCAGCAGAACCTGGCGGAGACGGTGGTCCGGAGCTTCCCCGGCATGGAGTATTATTTTGACGGGGGCTATAAGGAGGCCGAGCGCAAGGTGCTGGTGGCATATCCGGATTTTCTAAAGGACGAACCCTTCCATGCGCCCCTGGGCGCCCTCAGGATAACCCCTAAAGACCCCGATGAGCACCCGGGCCACCGGGATTTTCTGGGGGCCATGCTGGGGCTTGGTATCTCCAGGGAGAAGGTGGGTGACATCCTGGTCACAAAAACCGGAGCCGATGTCATCGTAAAACAGGAGATAACGGAATACATCGGGCTAAATCTCCTGAAGGTGGGAAGCACTCCGGTATCGGTGGAGGAGATCTCTTTGAAGGAGCTTCTGGCACCTGAAAGAAGGTATAAGGAAATGAAGAGCACCGTGGCGTCCCTTCGTCTTGACGCCATCGCCAGCCTGGCCTTCGGTATATCCCGCTCCAAGATGGCCCCCTTTATAAAAGGAGAGAATATCAGGCTGAACTTCAGAGTTGTCAAAGACCCTTCCACTCCGGTGAAAGAGGGTGATGTCATATCTGCATCCCGCCTGGGCAGGGCAAAGGTGCTGGAAGTAGGCGGCCAGAGCAAGAAGGGAAGAATCTATGTCAGGGTACACAAGTATATTTCATGA